The DNA window CTCGGCTTCGCCCTGGGTCCCCGTTGCGCTGGCAACCGTCTCCACTCTGGCCTTCCTCCTCATCCTGGGATTCGCCCTGCGCAACCCCGTCACCCGCGGCCGGCTGCAGTGGGGGCTGATGCTGATTCTGGGGGGCGCCGCCGGCAATCTCCACGACCGCCTCACATACGGCTACGTAACCGACTTCAT is part of the Acidobacteriota bacterium genome and encodes:
- a CDS encoding signal peptidase II, whose product is MKRLLYFVIALGVFLSDRLTKWLIEEDLGLYEFKIVIPGFLELTHTRNTGMAFGILSDSASPWVPVALATVSTLAFLLILGFALRNPVTRGRLQWGLMLILGGAAGNLHDRLTYGYVTDF